Below is a genomic region from Streptomyces ferrugineus.
AGCAGGACGACGCCCAGCGAGCCGACCAGGGACACGACCGCCAGGGTGCGAGCCATTTCGGTGCGGCCCTTGGAGTGGGCGATGCCGTGTCCCGCCGCGGCGAGCATCACGAGCACGAACAGGGCGAGTTTGGTCGCCAGGGTGCGGCCGTAGCCGGGTTCGGCCAGCGAGGCCCAGGTGACGCCCTTGTGCCAGGCCATGGCCCAGCCGGTGGCGAGCTGCACCGGCAGGAACACCGCGCCGGTCAGGATCCCGAAGCGGCGGCCGGCCCGGGCGGTGAAGCGGTCTCTGGCCTCCGGCTCGAGCATGCGGCGGGCCAGCGGCAGGATCACCAGGGACAGGGCCAGTTGCCCGCCCACCCACAGGGCGGCGCCGGCCACATGGGCGAACCGCACGAGGGACCACAGGCCCACGGTGTCCACTACTCGCTCACCTCCACGGTGCCGTGCGCGCCGGACTCGGCGTGGCGCATGTCGTGGTCGACGAAGGAGTAGTGGCCGGGCTCCGGGAACGTCGTCTCGACGAAGCCGCCCTGCGCGGGTGCCAGGTCGAGGACCTGCGCGCCGCCCGGCTGATCCGGTTTCAGCAGGTGGGCGCCCTCCTTGTACACGGTGTCGAAGACGGTGCCGACGACGTGGAAGGCGATGCCGTCGCCCGGGCCGGCGGCGACCACCCAGAAGCGGGCCCGCTCGCCCGCCTTCGCGGTCAGTGGCCGCTTGGCGTACTGGGCGGCGACGCCGTTGAAGGCCCAGGCGTCGGGGGTGCCCTCGCGCATCTTGGTCACCTGGGCGGTGCTGCCCGGGGTGCCCAGATAGAGCTCGGAGGAGACCAGGACGTACTCGCGGTCCACCTGCTTCAGGCCGGGCGGGTCGATGACGACGGCTCCGTACATGCCGTTGCCGATGTGCTGGAGCATGGGTGCGGTGCTGCAGTGGTACAGCCACGCCCCGGCCCGCTCCGCGCGGAACCGGTAGACGAGGCGTTCGCCGGGCTGGATGGTGCGCATCGGCCGGTCGGGGGCGAGGGAGCCGGCGTGGAAGTCGATGCCGTGGCCCATGCCCTGGTCGTCGTTGACCAACGTGATCTCGAAGACGTCGCCGACCTTGCCGCGCAGGGTGGGGCCGGGAGCGGTGCCGCCGAAGGTCCACATCTGCTGCCTGACGCCGGGGGCGACCTCGACGGTGGTGTGGGCGGCGCGCAGTTCGGCCTTGTGGACGGTGCCGCCGGGGGCGGGGGCCAGGTCGGCGTCGCGGGGCCGCCATCCACCGGAGAACTCGCCGGAGAGGTCGAGGCCGGCGCTGTCGGCGAGGGACGCGTGTCCGTCGTGGGCATCGGCGTCCTCGCCGGTGCTGCCCTTGACGACGATGTCCAGGGTCATCCCGGCGGCGCGGTGCCCGGGGAGGGTGCACCATGCCTCGCGGTCCTCGGTGACCGGGCCGAGGTCGAGGGTGTGGTCGTCGCCCCGGGCCAGCAGCGGGGTGGCCGGACCGTCCTCGACCTTGAGGTCGTGGCGTTGCGCGTCCTTGTTGGTGACCTCGAGCCGCAGGGTCGTGCCGCGGGTCACCTCGATCCGGCTCGGCCGGACGCGCATGCCGGACAGGGTGACGTCGACGGTGCGCGCGGCGCTGGAGCCACCGCTGCCCGCGTCGGCGGCGACGGCCGGGCCGCTCGTGTCCCCGCCGCTGTTCGCGACGAGTACGGCCAGCACGGTCAGCACGGCTCCGGCCGCGGTACCCAGCAGGACCGGCCGCCGGGAGGAGCCGCCCTCGCCCGCGCGGTGGGCGCCGCGTACGAGCACGGACGCGGTCAGCACGAGGAACGCCGCTCCGGCGGCTGCGGCCGACACCATGCCCGCCGCGCCGGCGGGGTCGGGGAGCGGCAGCGCCAGCAGTGCGACACCGGCGTTGAGGGTGACCACCCGGACCGCCCAGCCCCGCTCCAGCACCGCCCGCAGCGCGGCCCGTTCCTTCGGGCCACTGGCGAGCACGACCGGCAGCAGATAGGTCAGGGCCCCGATGAGGACCTGCGCGACGAACCCGACCAGCAGCACCGGAACCAGGGACCCGACCCCCTCCTGGGCCTCGGCGGGCTGACGGGCCGCCAGGATCGCCCCGTCCGCCACCGTCCCGGCCAGGAGCCAGCCGGCGGCCGCGCCCAGCATCCAGGCGGCCGCCGCCGAGACCGGGCTGCGCCGGCGCACCGTCCGGGCGAACAGTTCCACCGCGACGCCCACCCCGGCGACGTACAGCCCGACTCCGGCCACGGCGGCCCAGCGCCACCCGGCGGCCAGGGCGACGACCGTCGTCAGCAGGCCGCCCCCGGTCAGGGCGAGCGCCCAGGGCGCCACCTTCGTGGTGCGCTCGGCCATGCGTACGCCCAGCACGGTGGGCCACAGCATGAACAGGGTGCCCAGCACCGGCAGGCCGATCCAGCCGAGCAGGGTCACGTGGACGTGCGCCAGCCGCAGTCCGGTGTAATTCCGCGCACCGGCATGGCCGGTGGCCAGCAGCCCGCCCAGTGCCGCGCCGACGATCAGCGCCACCGCGGCGGCCCGGTAGAAGCCGACGACCGGGGCGAGTCTCCCGCCGAGGGCGCCCCGGCCCATCCGCACCAGCACCACCAGGTGGGCGGCGACCGCCGTGACCAGCAGTGCGCACGCGGCGCCGGTCAGCACCGGCCGGTCCGCCCACACCCCGATCAGCACCCCCGCCACCGCGAGGTTGACCCCGGCCAGCCGGGCGTCGCTCCACCGCTCGTCGGGGAGCCTGGCGTGCAGCAGGGCGACGGCGAAGTGCTCGCTCCAGACCACGATGGCGGTGGTGGCGGCGCCGAGCAGGAACAGGTGGATCGCCAGCCAGCGGGCCACCGGAAGCGTCTGCTGGGCGGTGGCCGCCGCCAGCGCCAGAGCCAGCCATGCCACCACCACGATGTGGGCGTGCAGATGGCGGGCCTTCAGTCCGGACCGCCGGAACCTGCTGGGGTACCGGCCGCCGGTGGGCTCGCGGCCGTCCTGCTCGATGTTCACTGTGCTCCTCGCGGGTGCGCCGGAACGCCGCTGCCCAGCAGCGCCTCCAGTTCACCGGGATAGGGGAAGGAACCGGGCCGGTAGCCGCACCACGGCTCCTCGGCGTACGGGTCGCCGGTGACGCCGTAGGCGCGGGACCGGGAGCCGCCACAGACGCGGCGGAACTCGCACCGCCCGCACCGGCCGCCGAGGCGGTCGGCGTCCCGCAGGCCGGTGAACAGGCCGGCGTCGCGGTAGATGTCGGTGAGCGGCGTCTCGCGGACGTTGCCCGCGCCGAGCGGCAGGAAGCCGCTGGGGTGCACGGTGCCGGTGTGGGAGACGAAGACGAAGCCCCGTCCCGCGTTGACGTCCAGCGGTGGCCGTCGGGCGCGCCGGCCGCCGGAGTCGAGGCCCAAATCGGCGGCGCGCTCGCGCAACTCCCGGTAGAGCGGCCCGAGACGCAGGACCGTCACGGGGTCGTCGCCGGTGTCGGAGAGGATCCGGCGCTGCAGCGCGACGCGGCGGAAGTGGTGGGCCTCGGTGGTCTTGGCGGGCACGGTCAGACCCACGTCGTAGACGAAGTTCAGGACGTCCTCCGTCTCGGCGGGCGTGAGGACGCCGAGCCCGCGGCCCCGTCCGGTGGGCACCAGGAAGAACGCGCTCCACAGCATCGCCCCGTGGTCGCGGACGAGACGGACGACGTCCGGCAGGTCGTGCAGGTTGTGGCGGGCGACCGTGGTGTTGATCTGCACCTTCATGCCCAGGGCACGGGCGGCGTCCCAGGCGTCCAGGGTCCAGCGGTAGACGCCTGGCACACCGCGGAACCCGTCGTGCAGTTCGGCGGTGGAGCCGTCCAGGCTGAGCGAGAGCCCGACCGCGCCCGCCGCGTGGATCTCCCGCAGCCGGAGCGGAGTGAGGGTGGGGGTGCCGGAGGGGGAGACGGCGACGCGGACGCCCGCCTCCGCCCCGTGGGCGATGAGTTCCGTCAGGTCGGGGCGCTGGAACGGATCGCCGCCGGTGATCACGAACAGCGGGGCGGGCTGCCCGAACGCGGCGACCTGACGCATCAGGTCCTTGGCCGCGGCGGTGTCCAGCTCCCTCGGGTCGCGGTCCGGCACGGCCTCGGCGCGGCAGTGCAGACAGGCCAGCGGACAGGCCCGGGTGGACTCCCAGATGACGATGAACGGCCGCTCGGCCACGTCCTGACGCTGTCGGCGGATGGCTCGGGTGCCGCTCACCGGCCCGCCCTCCGCCCCACCTGGGTGCGCGGCGTGCGTCCGGCCGCCCGGGAGACAGGGCAGATGCGACGGGCGGCCGGACGGTGACGGAACCGGCCCGTGCACGGCACCCGCGACGGGGGACGGGGATGGAGACAGCCGCGCGGGTGCTCGGTGCGGTCGTACACGGGTTACCTCCGGATCGGTCACTGGTCAGCCTGGGGCAAGGGGCGGGGGCGGCGCGGCGGCCGGTGGGCCCTTGTGCGGGGGCCAGAAGTCCCTCGTCGCGGCAGGCGTGGCCCGGCAACAGCCGTCCGACGGCCGCCACCGGGCCCTGGGTCCCGGCGACGCGGACGAGGACAGGCCGGAAGGACGCACCGGCAGGGCCGTTCGGCCCAAGGCCCCACCGGCGGCCGAAACCTAGCGTTCTCAACCATGGAGAACGACGACAACGCACGACAGGGACTGTCGGGCGCCGCGCACGCCTGGCCGCTGGCCGCCCGGCGCCTGCTCACCCGCCGTGAGATCTCGGCCGACGGGCGCGCGGTGTTCGGCGCGAACGACGGCAAGTGGGAGGGCTTCTACCGGGACCGGTGGGCGCACGACAAGGTGGTGCGCTCCACGCACGGTGTGAACTGCACCGGTTCCTGCTCGTGGATGGTGTACGTCAAGGACGGCATCATCACGTGGGAGCACCAGGCCACCGACTACCCGTCGATCGGCGCGGACTGCCCGGAGTACGAACCGCGGGGCTGCCCGCGCGGGGCGTCCTTCTCCTGGTACACCTACTCCCCCAGCCGGGTCCGCTACCCCTATGTGCGGGGCGCGCTGCTGAAGCTGTGGCGCGAGGCCCGCAGGCGGCTGGGCGACCCGGTGGCCGCCTGGGCCGAGATCACGTCCGATCCGGCCAAGGCGCGGGCCTACAAGCGGGCCCGCGGCAAGGGCGGTCTGGTGCGCGCCGACTGGGACGAGGTCAGCGAGCTGATCGCCGCCGCCCAGGTGCACACCGTCAAGGCGTACGGCCCCGACCGCGTCGCGGGCTTCTCGCCGATCCCGGCGATGTCGATGGCGTCGTTCGCGGCCGGGGCGCGCTTTCACTCGCTGATCGGCGGCACCCTGCTGTCGTTCTACGACTGGTATGCCGATCTGCCGATCGCCTCACCGCAGGTGTTCGGCGACCAGACGGACGTCCCCGAGGCCGCGGACTGGTGGAACGCGGGCTATCTGATCATGTGGGGCTCCAACATCCCCGTTACCCGCACGCCCGACGCCCACTTCCTCACCGAGACCCGCTACAACGGCACCAAGGTCGTCGCGGTCAGCCCCGACTACGCCGACAACGTCAAGCACGCCGACGAGTGGCTCGCCCCGCACCCCGGCACCGACGGGGCGCTGGCGATGGCGATGGGGCATGTGATCCTGCGCGAGTTCCTCGTCGAGCGCGAAGTGCCGTACTTCCAGGACTACCTGCGCAGGTTCACCGACGCCCCGTTCCTGGTGAGCCTGCGCGAGCGCGCCGGGAGCGGCCTCGTCCCGGACGGGTTCCTGACCGCCGCCGACCTCGGACGCGACACGGAGCACGCCGAGTCCAAGACGGTGCTTCTCGACTCGGCCACCGGCGAACCGGTGGTGCCGAACGGCTCGCTCGGCTTCCGCTGGGGGGAGGCCGAGCCCGGCCGCTGGAACCTCGACCTGGGCGGCGTCGTGCCCGAGTTGAGCCTGTTCGACCGTGCGGAGGAGACCGTGGCCGTGGCGCTGCCCCGCTTCGACGAGGGCGGCACGGAGGGCGGCTCGGTCATGGTGCGCGGGGTCCCGGTGCGCAGGATCGGCGGGCGGCTCGTCACCACGGTGTTCGATCTGATGCTGGCGCAGTACGGAGTGCGGCGGCCGGGTCTGCCGGGCAGTTGGCCGTCGTCGTACGAGGACGCGTCGGAGCCCTGCACCCCCGCCTGGCAGGAGACGATCACCTCGGTGCCGGCCGCGCAGGCGGCCCGCATCGCCCGGGAGTTCGCCCGCAACGCCGAGCAGACCCGGGGCCGTTCGATGATCGCGCTGGGCGCCGGCACCAACCACTGGTTCCACTCGGACACCATCTACCGTGCCTTCCTCGCCCTGGTGACGATGACCGGCTGCCAGGGTGTCAACGGCGGCGGTTGGGCGCACTACGTCGGCCAGGAGAAGGTCCGCCCGGTCACCGGTCAGCAGCACCTGTCGTTCGCGTTCGACTGGCAGCGGCCCACCCGGCACATGGCGGGCACCTCTTACTGGTACCTGAACTCGGACCAGTGGCGCTACGAGGCGTTCGGGCCCGACGAGCTGGCGTCCCCGCTCGGGGAGGGGCGGTTCGCGGGCAAGGGGTTCGCCGACTGCCTCGCCCAGGCCGTGCGGCTGGGCTGGACGCCCGGCCACCCCGGCTTCAACCGCAACCCGCTGGATCTGACGGACGAGGCGCGGGCCCAGGGCAAGCAGGTCGCCGAGCACGTCGTCGACGAGCTGAAGTCGGGGCGGCTGCGGTTCGCCGTCGAGGACCCGGACGACCCGGCCAACTTCCCGCGCGTGCTGACCGTGTGGCGGGCGAACCTGCTGGGCTCGTCCGGCAAGGGCAACGAGTACTTCCTGCGCCATCTGCTGGGCACGGACGCGGCGGTCCGCTCGGAGGAGACACCGCCGCAGGGGCGCCCCAAGGACGTGGTGTGGCGGGAGGAGGCGCCCGAGGGCAAGCTCGACCTGCTGGTCTGCATGGACTTCCGGATGACCTCGACCGGTCTGATGGCTGACGTGGTCCTGCCGGCGGCGACCTGGTACGAGAAGGACGACCTGTCCAGCACGGACATGCACCCCTTCGTGCACGCCTTCACCCCGGCCATCGCCCCGCCCTGGCAGGCGCGCACCGACTACGACACCTTCCTGACCATCGCCGACCGGTTCAGCGAACTGGCCGCCGAGCACCTGGGCACCCGCACCGACGTCCTGGCCGTGCCGCTGCTGCACGACACCCCCGACGAACTCGCCCAGCCCGGCGGGGTCGTACGGGACTGGAAGGACGGCGCGTGCGAACCGGTTCCGGGCCGGACCATGCCGAAGCTGGCCGTCATCGAGCGGGACTACGCCGCGATCGCGCAGAAGATGCGCGCCGTCGGCCCTCTGCTGGACACCCTGGGCACCACCACCAAGGGTGTCTCGGTCCAGGTGGGCCCGGAGATCGATGACCTCCGGCGCCGCAACGGCACCGTCAGGGACGGAGTCGCCGCCGGGCGCCCCTCCCTGGCCACCGCCTCCGACATGTGCGAGGCGATCCTCGCCCTGTCCGGCACCACCAACGGCCGTCTGGCCACCGAGGGCTTCCGCGAGATGGAGCGCAGGACCGGCAGCGAGGGGCTGGTGGACCTGGCCGCCGAGCGGGAGGCCGAGCGGATCACCTTCGCCGACACCCGCACCCAGCCGCGCTCGGTGATGACCTCCTACGAGTGGTCGGGCTCGGAGACGGGCGGGCGCCGCTACTCGCCGTTCGTCATCAACACCGAGCACCTCAAGCCCTGGCACACCCTCACCGGCCGGCAGCACTTCTTCGTCCAGCACGACTGGATCGCCGAACTCGGTGAGCAACTGCCGGTCTACCGGCCGCCGTTGAACACACCCCGGCACTACGGCAACGAAGAACTCGGCGGCGAGCGCGCCGAAGTCACGGTCAGGTATCTGACCCCGCACTCGAAGTGGTCCATCCACTCGAACTACCAGGACAACAAGTACATGCTCGACCTGTCCCGCGGCGGTCCCACGATCTGGATGTCCCTGGAGGACGCCGAGAAGATCGGCGTCAAGGACAACGAGTGGATCGAGGCCTACAACCGCAACGGCGTCGTCGCCGCCCGCGCCGTGGTCACCCACCGCATGCCCGAGGGCACCGTGTACATGTACCACGCCCAGGACCGCAACGTGAACGTCCCGAAGACCGAGGTCAGCGGCAAGCGGGGAGGAATCCACAACTCGCTCACCCGGCTGCTGCTCAAGCCCACCCATCTCGCGGGCGGCTACGCCCAGTTCACCTACGCCTTCAACTACTACGGCCCGACCGGCAACCAGCGCGACGAGGTCACCGTCATCCGCCGCCGCAGCCAGCAAGTGGAGTACTGACATGCGCGTCATGGCACAGATCGCGATGGTGATGAACCTCGACAAGTGCATCGGCTGCCACACCTGCTCCGTCACCTGCAAGCAGACGTGGACCAACCGCACCGGCGTCGAGTACGCCTGGTTCAACAACGTGGAGACCAAGCCCGGCGTCGGCTACCCCCGCCGCTACGAGGACCAGCAGCAGTGGAAGGGCGGCTGGATGCTCGACAAGCGCGGACGCCTCGTCCTGCGTTCCGGGGGCCGCATCAAGCGCCTGCTGTCGCTGTTCTCCAACCCCGACCTGCCCGGCATCGAGGACTACTACGAGCCGGTCACCTACGACTACGACAACCTCGTCAGCGCCCCCGCCCAGAAGGACATCCCGGTCGCCCGCCCGCGCTCGGTCCTCACCGGCCGGCCCACCGCCATCACCTGGGGCGCCAACTGGGAGGACGGCCTGGGCGGCGCGCCCGAGAACGCCGGCGGCGACCCCAATCTCAGCGGCGAGTGGGCACAGAAGGTCAAGTTCGAGTTCGAGCAGACCTTCCTCTTCCACCTGCCCCGTCTGTGCGAGCACTGCCTCAACCCGGCCTGCGTCTCCGCCTGTCCGTCCGGCGCGATGTACAAGCGGGTCGAGGACGGCATCGTCCTCGTCGACCAGGACCGCTGCCGGGGCTGGCGGATGTGCGTGACGGCGTGTCCGTACAAGAAGGTGTACGTCAACCACGCCACCGGCAAGGCCGAGAAGTGCACCTTCTGCTTCCCGCGCATCGAGGCCGGGCAGCCGACGGTCTGCTCGGAGACCTGTGTGGGTCGGCTGCGCTACCTGGGGTTGATGCTGTACGACGCCGACCGCGTCGGCGAGGCGGCCGCCACCCCGGACGAAGCGGACCTCCTCGACGCCCAGCGCGGTGTCTTCCTCGACCCGCACGACCCCGACGTCATCGCCGCGGCAAGGGAGTCCGGGATCCCGGAGGACTGGCTGGACGCCGCCCGCCGCTCCCCGGTGTACGACCTGGTCATGCGCTACAAGGTGGCGCTGCCGCTGCACCCGGAGTACCGGACGATGCCGATGGTCTGGTACGTCCCGCCGCTCTCCCCCGTTCTCGACGCCGTCGACGCGGCCGGCGGCAACCAGGACGACCCCGACCACGTCTTCGCCGCCGTCACCCGGCTGCGCATCCCGCTGGAGTACCTGGCCGAGCTGTTCACCGCCGGGGACACCGACGTCGTCGCCGGTGTGCTGATGAAGCTCACCGCGCTCCGCTCGTACATGCGCGAACGCACCCTCGGACACGAGGGCGACGACTCCGCGCTCGAGGCGGTCGGCCTCACCGGGCGTGAGGCCGAGGACCTGCACCGGCTCCTCGCCGTCGCCAAGTACGCCGACCGGTACGTCGTCCCCGCCGCCCACAAGGAGGACGCCGCCGCGCTCACCGCGATGGAGAACCGCTGCCCGGTCGAATCCTCCGTCCCCGACGAGCCCCGCAAGGTCATGCTCGGCATCCCCACCCTGCGCCGCCGTACGTCCGACACCCCTGCCGGAGGCCCCCTGTGAGCCCGCTGCCAGCGACGATCCCCGCCCTCGTCCGCACCCGCGTCCGCGCGGCCGTACGCCGCCCGGCCCGCCTCACGCCCGAGGAGGCCGAGGCGCGCACCCTGCTGCTGCGGCTGTGCTCGCTGCTGCTGCAGTACCCGGACGCCGACCTCGCCGCCGCCCGGCCGGTGCTCACCAGCAGCGTCGCCGCGCTGCCGCCCTCCCCCGCCGCCAGGCAACTCGCCGCCTTCACCGACTGGTTCACCCGGCAGGAGACGGACGCGCTGGAGCGGCACTACGTCGAGATGTTCGACCTGCGCCGCAAGAGCAGCCTGTACCTGACCTACTACCTGCACGGCGACACCCGCCGCCGCGGCATGGCCCTGCTCACCCTGGCCCAGCGCTACCGCGCCGCCGGCTGGGACACCGACGGCGGCGAACTGCCCGACCACCTCCCGGTCGTCCTCGAGTTCGCCGCCCTCACCGGACCGGGGCGCGGCGAGGCGCCGCTGCGCCAGCACCGGCGCGGGCTCGAACTCATCCACCGCGCCCTCACCGACGCCGACTCCCCCTACCGGCATGTCCTCGCCGCGCTGATCACCCTGCTGCCGCCGCCGACCGAGGCGGATCTGCTCGCCGTGGCCGAACTGGCCGCCCAGGGCCCGCCGAACGAGGAAGTCGGCCTCGACCCGTACGGGGCGGGCGAGTTCGCGCCGCCGGGGGCCTTCGTCCCGCCCGAGCAGGCCCCGCCCACCCTCGCCCGACCGGCCGAGACGCACCGTCAGGAAGACCGCTGATGAACACCTCCGCAGCCGACCTCCTCCTCTGGGTCGCCGTCCCCTACATCTGCCTGGCCGTGTTCGCCGTCGGGCACGTCTGGCGCTATCGCCAGGACCAGTTCGGCTGGACCTCCCGCACCAGCCAGCTCCTGGAGCACCGCTGGCTGCGCTTCGGCAGCCCGCTGTTCCACCTCGGCGCCTTCATGGTGATCGCCGGGCACGTCGTGGGGCTCGCCGTCCCCGACTCGTGGACCGAGGCCGTCGGCATCAGCGAGCACGCCTACCACACCACCGCCGTGTGGGCGGGTTCGGTGGCGGGCGTCGCCATGGTCGCGGGGCTGGGCATGCTGTGCGCGCGCCGTCTGCTGACCCGGCGGATCCGGCTCGGCACCGACCGCAGCGACAAGCTCCTCTTCCCGCTGCTGTCCGCCACCGTGCTGCTCGGCATCACCGCCACCTTCGCCCACAACGTCTTCGGCGACGGCTACGACTACCGCTCCACCGTCTCGGTCTGGTTCCGCGGCCTGTTCACCCTCCAGCCGCAGCCGGAGGCGATCAGCGGCGCACCCCTGCTGTTCCAACTGCACGCCCTGACCGCGTTCCTCCTGTTCGCGGCCTGGCCGTTCACCCGTCTCGTCCACGTGTGGAGCGCCCCCGTCGGCTACCTCGCCCGCCCTTACCTCGTCTACCGGCGCCGGGCGACCACGCCGGCCCCGGCGCGGCGCGACAGGGTGCGGGCCGAAGGCTGAGAAAAACACCCCGGCCCCCGCGATCGCGGGGGCCGGGGTGTGCGGGCCGGGACTCGGGCTCAGTCCTCCGCGTGGGCCAGCCACAGGTCGGGGCCGAAGACCTCGTAGCGGATGTGGCGGGCGGGGATGCCGGCCCGCAGCAGTTGGGTGCGCACCGCGCGCATGAAGGGCAGCGAGCCGCACAGGTAGACGTCGGAGTCGGCGGGCAGGTCGACGTCGTCGAGGTCCATCAGGCCGGCCCGGGCGCCCGGTTCGTCGGCCGCGTTCTGCTCATACCAGAACTGGGCGCGGGCGCCCGGCAGTTCCTCCAGGGCGCGGTCCGTGTCGGCGCGCAGCGCGTGGTCGGCCGGGGAGCGGTCGGCGTGCAGGACCCACACCGTGCGGGTGGCGCCGGTGGCCGCGAGGTGTTCGAGCATGCCGACCATCGGGGTGCAGCCGATGCCCGCCGACACCAGCAGCAGCGGGGTGTCGGCGTCGTCGAGCACCACGTCGCCGAAGGGTGCCGACAGGGTGAGTTCGTCGCCGGCCCGGACGGTGCGGTGGAGCTGGTTGGACACCTCGCCCTCGGGGGCGTCGGCGACGCTCGCGACCCGCTTGACGGTGATGCGCCGCAGCCCGTCGCCGGGCGCGTTGGACAGGCTGTACTGGCGGGTCTGGTGGATGCCGTCCGGCATGGGCACCCGGACGCTGACGTACTGGCCTGCGCGGGCCGCGGGCAGGGGGGTGCCGTCGGCCGGGCGCAGCAGGAAGGAGGCCACGTCCGGGGTTTCCTCCCGCCGCTCGACCACGGTCCACCGCCGCCACGGTTTGCGGGGATCGACCTGCGCCTCCTGGTAGAGGCGGGCCTCGCGGGCGATGAGGGCACCGGCCATCAGCCAGTACACCTCGTCCCAGGCTGCGGCCACCTCGGGGGTGACCGCCTCGCCCAGTACGTCGCCGATGGCGCGGAAAAGGTACTTGTGGACGATCGTGTACTGGTCCTCGGTGACGCCGAGCGCGGCGTGCTTGTGGGCGATCCTCGCCAGCAGCGCGTCCGGGCGGGCGTCGGGGTCGGCCAGCAGCGCCTGTGCGAAGCCCGCTATGGATCCGGCCAGGGCCCGGCGCTGCTCGCCGCTGGCCTGGTTGCCGCGGTTGAACAGCCCGTCCAGCAGCTCGGGCTGCTCGGCGAACATGACGCCGTAGAAGCGTGCCGTGATCTCGTCGAGGGCGCCGCCGACGGCGGGCAGGGTGGCGCGCACGACGGCGGCCGACTCGGGCGAAAGCATGAATCTCCCTTTGCAGGTGCGGGTGTGCCGGGGTGTGCACAGCCGGGCGCCGTCCGGCGGGTCCGGTCGGCCCACCGATCGTCGCGGTGACGCCGCCGGCTCCCATAGGGCCGAACAGCCCGAAGGAAGGGCCCATCGGTCCGATCACGCCGCTGGGCCCGGGCACGCCCTTCCCGGGCGCCGGGGAGAGCCGGTCAGTCCAGGTCGAGGACGTCCCGGACCGGGCGGCGTGGCGTGGCCGGGCCCTGTGGGCCGTAGCCGAGGCGCAGCACCATCTGCACATGGCCCCGGCCCGCCATCGGGTCACGGGCGAGCCTGCGCAGGTCGTCGCTCTCCAGGGGGTGGGAGGTCAGGGAGGTGGCCAGGCCGGCCAGGGTCGCCTCGAGCAGGATCCGCTCGAGCGCCTGCCCGGCGTGCAGCCAGTCGGCGGGGCGGTCGCCGGGCGTGCTGAGCAGGGCCAGGTGGGGGCGTCGCTCGAAGGCGGTGGAGCCGCGGTCGGCCACGGGCCGGCGGCCGGCGAAGTCCCGCCAGGGCGCCTTGCCGTCCCGTCGGCGGGGTCCGAAGGCGTACTCGGGGACGCCGTCGACGGCGGTGTCCGCGTCCGTGCCGAGCCGGGTCCAGCGGACCAGGTCCACTCTGCCCTCGGGCTCGGTGGCGTCGCGGCTCTCGGCGTCGTGGACCAGGTCCAGCAGGGTCTCGGCATGCCAGGCG
It encodes:
- a CDS encoding TIGR04053 family radical SAM/SPASM domain-containing protein is translated as MSGTRAIRRQRQDVAERPFIVIWESTRACPLACLHCRAEAVPDRDPRELDTAAAKDLMRQVAAFGQPAPLFVITGGDPFQRPDLTELIAHGAEAGVRVAVSPSGTPTLTPLRLREIHAAGAVGLSLSLDGSTAELHDGFRGVPGVYRWTLDAWDAARALGMKVQINTTVARHNLHDLPDVVRLVRDHGAMLWSAFFLVPTGRGRGLGVLTPAETEDVLNFVYDVGLTVPAKTTEAHHFRRVALQRRILSDTGDDPVTVLRLGPLYRELRERAADLGLDSGGRRARRPPLDVNAGRGFVFVSHTGTVHPSGFLPLGAGNVRETPLTDIYRDAGLFTGLRDADRLGGRCGRCEFRRVCGGSRSRAYGVTGDPYAEEPWCGYRPGSFPYPGELEALLGSGVPAHPRGAQ
- a CDS encoding multicopper oxidase domain-containing protein: MNIEQDGREPTGGRYPSRFRRSGLKARHLHAHIVVVAWLALALAAATAQQTLPVARWLAIHLFLLGAATTAIVVWSEHFAVALLHARLPDERWSDARLAGVNLAVAGVLIGVWADRPVLTGAACALLVTAVAAHLVVLVRMGRGALGGRLAPVVGFYRAAAVALIVGAALGGLLATGHAGARNYTGLRLAHVHVTLLGWIGLPVLGTLFMLWPTVLGVRMAERTTKVAPWALALTGGGLLTTVVALAAGWRWAAVAGVGLYVAGVGVAVELFARTVRRRSPVSAAAAWMLGAAAGWLLAGTVADGAILAARQPAEAQEGVGSLVPVLLVGFVAQVLIGALTYLLPVVLASGPKERAALRAVLERGWAVRVVTLNAGVALLALPLPDPAGAAGMVSAAAAGAAFLVLTASVLVRGAHRAGEGGSSRRPVLLGTAAGAVLTVLAVLVANSGGDTSGPAVAADAGSGGSSAARTVDVTLSGMRVRPSRIEVTRGTTLRLEVTNKDAQRHDLKVEDGPATPLLARGDDHTLDLGPVTEDREAWCTLPGHRAAGMTLDIVVKGSTGEDADAHDGHASLADSAGLDLSGEFSGGWRPRDADLAPAPGGTVHKAELRAAHTTVEVAPGVRQQMWTFGGTAPGPTLRGKVGDVFEITLVNDDQGMGHGIDFHAGSLAPDRPMRTIQPGERLVYRFRAERAGAWLYHCSTAPMLQHIGNGMYGAVVIDPPGLKQVDREYVLVSSELYLGTPGSTAQVTKMREGTPDAWAFNGVAAQYAKRPLTAKAGERARFWVVAAGPGDGIAFHVVGTVFDTVYKEGAHLLKPDQPGGAQVLDLAPAQGGFVETTFPEPGHYSFVDHDMRHAESGAHGTVEVSE
- a CDS encoding nitrate reductase subunit alpha yields the protein MENDDNARQGLSGAAHAWPLAARRLLTRREISADGRAVFGANDGKWEGFYRDRWAHDKVVRSTHGVNCTGSCSWMVYVKDGIITWEHQATDYPSIGADCPEYEPRGCPRGASFSWYTYSPSRVRYPYVRGALLKLWREARRRLGDPVAAWAEITSDPAKARAYKRARGKGGLVRADWDEVSELIAAAQVHTVKAYGPDRVAGFSPIPAMSMASFAAGARFHSLIGGTLLSFYDWYADLPIASPQVFGDQTDVPEAADWWNAGYLIMWGSNIPVTRTPDAHFLTETRYNGTKVVAVSPDYADNVKHADEWLAPHPGTDGALAMAMGHVILREFLVEREVPYFQDYLRRFTDAPFLVSLRERAGSGLVPDGFLTAADLGRDTEHAESKTVLLDSATGEPVVPNGSLGFRWGEAEPGRWNLDLGGVVPELSLFDRAEETVAVALPRFDEGGTEGGSVMVRGVPVRRIGGRLVTTVFDLMLAQYGVRRPGLPGSWPSSYEDASEPCTPAWQETITSVPAAQAARIAREFARNAEQTRGRSMIALGAGTNHWFHSDTIYRAFLALVTMTGCQGVNGGGWAHYVGQEKVRPVTGQQHLSFAFDWQRPTRHMAGTSYWYLNSDQWRYEAFGPDELASPLGEGRFAGKGFADCLAQAVRLGWTPGHPGFNRNPLDLTDEARAQGKQVAEHVVDELKSGRLRFAVEDPDDPANFPRVLTVWRANLLGSSGKGNEYFLRHLLGTDAAVRSEETPPQGRPKDVVWREEAPEGKLDLLVCMDFRMTSTGLMADVVLPAATWYEKDDLSSTDMHPFVHAFTPAIAPPWQARTDYDTFLTIADRFSELAAEHLGTRTDVLAVPLLHDTPDELAQPGGVVRDWKDGACEPVPGRTMPKLAVIERDYAAIAQKMRAVGPLLDTLGTTTKGVSVQVGPEIDDLRRRNGTVRDGVAAGRPSLATASDMCEAILALSGTTNGRLATEGFREMERRTGSEGLVDLAAEREAERITFADTRTQPRSVMTSYEWSGSETGGRRYSPFVINTEHLKPWHTLTGRQHFFVQHDWIAELGEQLPVYRPPLNTPRHYGNEELGGERAEVTVRYLTPHSKWSIHSNYQDNKYMLDLSRGGPTIWMSLEDAEKIGVKDNEWIEAYNRNGVVAARAVVTHRMPEGTVYMYHAQDRNVNVPKTEVSGKRGGIHNSLTRLLLKPTHLAGGYAQFTYAFNYYGPTGNQRDEVTVIRRRSQQVEY